A stretch of Dermochelys coriacea isolate rDerCor1 chromosome 6, rDerCor1.pri.v4, whole genome shotgun sequence DNA encodes these proteins:
- the IFITM10 gene encoding interferon-induced transmembrane protein 10 isoform X1: MLQELGHPAAWRAGTVPLLHSLQTAQCSGECSFVIHECKYYSLSPPPPLPCSPPSPPPIPSLFSPISPLSLCLSSLSSPSPPFRPLCLLDPPLLNSIPVIHRLPSPPPIFHRGFHFARIQSGKFATATTERTQEPPLGLPCPFDGAFWIQRPPQQGCFAGIPKPPAIPQASPALSPSSAVCFMENKSCKGDSLQPAVQCKHSVEKKTMTNPTTVIEIYPDTTEVNDYYLWSIFNFVYLNFCCLGFIALAYSLKVSTDCKPPCGERTEPEPQLGSGIRNSSMT; this comes from the coding sequence ATGCTGCAGGAGCTGGGACACCCAGCTGCATGGAGAGCAGGGACTGTTCCACTGCTGCATTCATTACAGACTGCTCAGTGTTCAGGAGAATGCTCCTTTGTGATACACGAGTGTAAATACTACTCTctgtctcctccccctcctctaccctgctctcctccctcccctccacctattccttctctcttctccccaatcTCTCCTCTAtccctctgtctctcctctctctcttctccctctcctccatttcGCCCCCTCTGTCTCCTCGATCCCCCCCTGCTTAATTCCATCCCCGTCATTCAccgtctcccctccccacccccaatctttCACAGGGGATTTCACTTTGCCAGGATACAATCTGGTAAATTTGCAACAGCCACCACGGAGAGAACACAGGAACCCCCGTTGGGCCTGCCGTGTCCCTTTGACGGAGCATTCTGGATTCAGAGACCCCCCCAGCAGGGTTGCTTTGCTGGCATTCCCAAGCCCCCTGCCATCCCGCAAGCTTCACCTGCCCTATCTCCCTCTTCTGCTGTTTGCTTCATGGAGAACAAGAGCTGCAAAGGGGACAGCCTGCAGCCAGCTGTCCAGTGCAAACACTCTGTCGAGAAGAAGACAATGACTAACCCCACAACGGTGATTGAGATCTACCCAGATACCACCGAGGTGAACGATTACTATCTCTGGTCCATCTTCAACTTTGTATACCTCAACTTCTGCTGTCTCGGCTTCATCGCCTTGGCCTATTCTTTGAAAGTAAGTACTGATTGCAAGCCACCCTGTGGGGAACGCACTGAgccagagccacagctggg